Within Gilvibacter sp. SZ-19, the genomic segment CTTTGGCCTCCTTAGGCTCCTGAATGTATGTTTGATAAGCCAAGTAACCCAAAATGGCCAAGGCAACAAGGCCGATCACACCAAAAATATACTTCTGGTTATTGGCTACCCATTGCTCGGCTTTGTTAGCGCCTTCGTCTAAGGTGTTGAATACCTCTGCCGTTGCACTTCCTTCTTCTATCTTGGTTTGCTGTTCAACCTTTGTTTTAGGTCTCCCTCCGCGTTTTTTATACGTTGCCATACTGCTGATTTATTGCGGGGCAAAAATATAATTTTTATTAGAATTTGAAAGACAATTTATTCGTTAATTTTCAATAATTTGCAGGCTGTTTTTCGCTGCGGATTGTAGCAGCGACAGCCCATGGCAACACCGCTTCACCGAAGTACCTAGCATGATTTTAACCGACTTGTCCTTAGTGAATTACAAGAATTTTGAGAGCCAAAGTTTTAGCTTTGACCACAAGATCAATTGCATGGTGGGCAATAACGGCGTAGGTAAAACCACTGTTTTAGATGCCGTATATCATTTAGCTTATGGCAAAAGCTATTTCAATCCCATTAGTAGTCAGAGTATCAGACACGGGGCCGATTTTTTTGTGATCGATGGGAATTTCACCCATAATGAGCAACCCCAGCGGATACTCATCAGCAATAAAAAAGGGCAGAAAAAGGTCATCAAAAGAAACGGTAAAGCCTATGAGCGCTTTTCGGACCATATTGGGCTAATTCCGGTAGTGATCATCTCGCCCGCAGACCGCGATCTGATAACAGAGGGCAGCGATGTCCGTAGAAAGTTCATGGACGGCGTACTTTCGCTTAACGACCCGGCCTATCTGCAAAACCTATTGGATTACAACAAAGTCTTATCGCAGCGAAATTCCCTGCTGAAGTATTTTGCGCTCAACAACACCTATAACGAAGACACTTTAGGGGTTTACAACGAGCAGTTAGACCAACTCGGTACACCTTTACACAAGAGGCGCGAGGAATTCATAGCACAGTTCACACCTATTTTCAACACGCGCTACCAAGAGATCAGTGGCGGGCACGAAGCCGTGAGTCTCAATTACAAAAGCCAGCTTCAAGAGATGCCCCTTATGGAGCTTTTTGCCCAAAACCTGAACAAAGACAAGGCGCTGCAATACACCAGTCAAGGTATTCATAAAGACGACCTGAATTTTCAAATAGACGGTCACCCGATCAAGAAATTTGGCTCTCAAGGCCAGCAGAAATCATTCTTGATCGCACTAAAGCTGGCCCAATTCGACTTTGTAAAGGACAAGGCCGAGCAAAACCCTATTTTGTTACTAGACGATATCTTTGACAAACTCGATGAGTCTCGGGTTGCCCAACTCTTGCAGTTGGTCAAGGAGGACAATTTTGGGCAGATCTTTATTAGCGACACACATGCCCAGCGCACAGAAGCTGTTATTAGCAGTATTCACCAATCTTATAAAATGATCGCCTTATGAAGCAGCTATTAGCAGTTTTTACCCTAGTCATACTGAGCAGTTGCCAGGCTGAATTCGATGGAGACCTGAGCCCACTGCAAGGCTATTGGCAGATCGAAGAGGTAACTGCAAACGGACAGCTTATCAAGGCGTATCAGACCAATTTGGTGGTCGACTATTTTGAATTGCAAAACGATACAGCGGGTCTTAGAAAGAAATTGGCGCCAAAACTAGACGGCACCTATGCCAGCACCAAGAACAGCGAGCGTTTTGTACTTATAGACTCCGCAAAAACCTACTATTTGCAATACAGTACACCTTATGCGAAGTGGCAAGAAAAAATCATTAGCATCACGCCAGAACAACTTATCTTAGAAGATACTGCGGGAACCCGATACCAATACAAGCCGCACCAAGCCAACAACATTCTTATCAACTACTAAATGAACAAGCGCAACAGGGAACATATCAGTCTAGGCGATGCCTTGAAAGAGTTCTTGGGACAAGGAAAACTCAAGCGCGGTATGGACCAGATCAATGTACGCGACTGTTGGAACAAAATGATGGGGCCAGCCATTGCGGGCTACACCCAAGATATTCGGTTAGAATCTGGCACACTCTACATACGCCTGAGTTCTTCAGTACTTCGTGAAGAACTGAGTTATGGAAAACAAAAAATCATTTCCATGCTCAATGAAGAATTGGGCACAGAAATGATCAAGAAATTAGTTTTGCGCTAAGCGCCGGTCTATTTAGAACTGCTCTCTACCAGCAAAGTGGAAGTTCCCTTCGATAGCAGCATTCTCGTCGCTATCGCTACCGTGTACAGCGTTCTCTCCAATAGAAGCAGCATACAACTTACGGATTGTTCCTTCTGCAGCTTCCTCCGGATTAGTAGCACCAATTAGTGTTCTAAAGTCGGCAACAGCGTTCTCTTTTTCTAAGATCGCAGCAACAATAGGACCGCGCGTCATATATTCTACCAACTCTCCAAAGAACGGACGCTCTTTGTGGATAGCGTAAAATGCTTTGGCATCGTCTGCAGTCATTTGCGTAAGCTTCATGGCTACAATTCTAAAACCAGCAGCAGTGATTTTTTCTAAGATGGCTCCGATATGTCCTTTTTCTACGGCATCGGGCTTTAACATTGTAAATGTTCTGTCTGTTCTCATGTCAGGTGTAAAAAATTTGTGCAAAAGTAGCCCTTTTAAGGCAGACTACAAGCGCTTAACGATTCTTTAACCGCAAATAAACAATCCCTTAGAGCCGTAAACTATTCCGAATACTGCTGCGTAAAGCTTTCTATGAGTACATTGTCGCGTCCTCGGATCTCAAAAACTATTGTTTTAGAAGCTTGGTGCACCTTGATCACTCCAAAATTAATGGCCTTTGTGCCTTCGCCCCAGCGATACTCATTAGGCTCCAAAGGCGATCCCGGAAAGGTATGTGTCAAGCCACTGGAGGTGAAATCGAGCAGCGGATATCCCAGACCGGCATTATCGTCCTTAGACATTTCTGCATGATGACGATCTCCGGAGAGTAGAATGATATTCTTGGATTTAGCTCCTTGTAAGACCTCATACATCTTTTGGTGCTCTGCCGGAAAATTACCCCATTTCTCCCAGCCGTGATCGGCATTGTTCAAGAATTGCACACTGCTAACAATAAAGGTAAAATCGTGTGCGGTATCCTGAAGTTGGTTTTCTAGCCAAACCCATTGTAGCGGCCCCAAGAACCAACCATCATGGTCTGCCGGCCAAGGCGTATAGCGTTTGTCAGGATCATCACTTTTTAAAAGCGGATCACGATAATAACGAGTATCTAACATTATGAATTTAACCGACCCCTGCTCTGTTTGGTACACATAAGTATGAAAAACTCCGGGTTGATCGCGCAAACTGTCGGTTTTGGGCAGTTCGAGAAAATCCCAAAAGAGTTCGCTCGCTTTGATCTTCATCGGGTATTGTGCGCCGGCATCGTTCTCACCGTAATCGTGGTCGTCCCAAGTACCTATAACCTTTGTTTGCTGTCTTAATTTGGCGTATCCGGGCTGCTTGAATTGTTTCTCGTAATCTGCACGCATTTTAGAACTGTCTCGGGTGTCGCTATAAATATTATCGCCTCCCCAAACGAACAAGGCCGGTTTGTGACTTATTATGGGATCCCATAGCGGTTGTTCTCGCTCTTGGTCATTACAACTGGCAAAAACAAAGGTTAGGGTGTCATTGATTGCTGCGGATGGATTTTGATCTGAACTTTGCTCTTTGGCATTCTTGCAGCTAACAAGAACCATAATCCCTAGGGCAAAAACTAAAAATTGACGCATCATGATGGTTGAATTTATTGTGATAAAGTTAACCAATATTGCCCGTAACTCCTCCTTAGCTCTCGTTATTAAATTGTATCTTCGCGCCTGATGAATACTGCCGAAATTACTGAGTTAAAAGCACTCTTAAGCGAGCCCAAGCGGATCGTGGTCATTGGACATAAAAATCCGGATGGAGACGCCATAGGATCTACCTTAGGCCTCAGCACCTATTTGAAAAAACTCGGTCATAACGTACGCGTTATAGTGCCGAACGATTACCCAAAGTTTTTAAAGTGGATGCCCGGAAATGAGGACATCCTCAAGTTCGAGACGCATAGCGACAACTGCGGAACCTTGCTAAAAAAAGCACATTTGGTCTTCACGCTTGATTTTAATGCACTGCATCGATTAGGACCAGAGATGGAAGCAGTACTCGACAAATTGGATTGCCCGTTTGTCATGATAGATCACCATCAGCAACCGGACGATTATGCGCGCTTTACTTACAGTGATGCCAGTATGGGGTCCACTTCGGAAATGGTCTACCATTTTATGAAGATGATGGGTCATTTGCAGCTCTTGGATGCACAAATAGCAACCAATCTTTATGTGGGCATAATGACAGACTCAGGCTCGTTTCGATTTCCAGCAACAACGAGCACGACCCACCGCGTGGTGGCAGACCTGATAGACCACGGCGCACAGAATTCTGATATCCACAGAGCGGTTTACGACAATAACAGCGAGAATCGCATGCAACTCTTGGGCAAAGCTTTGAACAATCTACGCGTCCTACCAGAACAACGTACAGCATACATTAGCCTAAGCCAACAAGAATTAGATGCCTGCGATTTTAAAAAAGGAGATACCGAAGGTTTTGTCAATTACGCACTATCTATAGAGAATGTTGTACTAGCAGCGATATTTATTGAAAGTGAAAAAGATGAGATCATTAAGATATCGCTGAGAAGTAAGGGTGATTTCTCTGTCAATGAAGTGGCACGCGAACACTTTGAAGGTGGCGGACACATCAATGCTGCCGGCGGAAAATCAACTCGAAATATGGCCGATACCATAACGTATTTTATTAGTATCTTGCCCTCCTACCAAAATGCCCTTTTAAATGCCTAAGCCCCTAGTTTTTCTGTTTGTATTACTACTGATGGGATCTTGTGCTCAACCCGAAGCGCGTAGACCGGTAAGCCAGAACTCTGGCAGCTTTGTAAACGCCTCCGTAAGTCGAAATCAAGAGCTGGTGGCTCAACAAGAGGCCGCAATAAAAGCGGTGATCGCCAAAGACACCACCGCAACCTTTACAGCTTCTGAAAACGGCTTTTGGTATACCAAGACCGTTGTAGATTCTACCGCGACCTATTTACCGCAGTTTGGAGACCAACTCACTTTTGACTACCAAATAGAAGATATTTACGGCAATGTTATCTATCCGAAGCAACAAATAAGCCCAAGAACTTACGCCATGGACCAACAGGAATTGATAAGTGGGCTGCGTCAAGGCTTAAAATTGATGCATCAGGGCGAATCAATGATATTATTCTTACCCTCATACACCGCCTTTGGCTACTATGGGGACGACAACAAAATAGGGATCAATTATCCGCTAAAGGTCAAAGTAGACCTCTTGAGCATCGATCCTCAAAATAAAAATGAATCCAATAATTAAAAGATAGAAATGAAGAAAATCACTCTATTACTAGTATTTGCAGGACTCTTTGCAGCTTCTTGTCAAAATCCAAAATACCCGGACTTGGCAGATGGTGTCTATGCAGAGTTCGTGACCAATAAAGGTACTTTTGTCGCCAAGCTTTTCCACGAGCAGGCTCCGGTTACTGTGTCTAACTTTGTAACCTTGGCCAGTGGCAAAAGTGAGATGGCAGATTCAACCTACATGGGCAAACCATACTACAACGGTCTTATCTTTCACCGTGTCATCAATGATTTTATGATCCAAGGTGGATGCCCCTTGGGCAACGGAATGGGTAGCCCAGGCTATGCCTTTCCAGATGAGTTTGTTCAAGGCTTGGTTCACGACAAAAAGGGAATCCTCTCTATGGCCAACAGCGGACCAAACACCAACGGAAGTCAGTTCTTTATAACCTTAAAAGAAACGCCGCACTTAGACTATAAGCACGCTGTTTTTGGAGAGATCGTTATTGGACAAGACATTGTTGACAGTATTGGAGCTGTAGAGACCAGCAAGCCTGGAGATAAACCTGTAGAAGACGTAGTGATGCAAGAAGTGAACATACTCACCAAAGGCGATATCGTTGTTCCTACACTGAAAGAGGCTTTGACT encodes:
- a CDS encoding DUF721 domain-containing protein encodes the protein MNKRNREHISLGDALKEFLGQGKLKRGMDQINVRDCWNKMMGPAIAGYTQDIRLESGTLYIRLSSSVLREELSYGKQKIISMLNEELGTEMIKKLVLR
- a CDS encoding bifunctional oligoribonuclease/PAP phosphatase NrnA, whose product is MNTAEITELKALLSEPKRIVVIGHKNPDGDAIGSTLGLSTYLKKLGHNVRVIVPNDYPKFLKWMPGNEDILKFETHSDNCGTLLKKAHLVFTLDFNALHRLGPEMEAVLDKLDCPFVMIDHHQQPDDYARFTYSDASMGSTSEMVYHFMKMMGHLQLLDAQIATNLYVGIMTDSGSFRFPATTSTTHRVVADLIDHGAQNSDIHRAVYDNNSENRMQLLGKALNNLRVLPEQRTAYISLSQQELDACDFKKGDTEGFVNYALSIENVVLAAIFIESEKDEIIKISLRSKGDFSVNEVAREHFEGGGHINAAGGKSTRNMADTITYFISILPSYQNALLNA
- a CDS encoding lipocalin family protein, with translation MKQLLAVFTLVILSSCQAEFDGDLSPLQGYWQIEEVTANGQLIKAYQTNLVVDYFELQNDTAGLRKKLAPKLDGTYASTKNSERFVLIDSAKTYYLQYSTPYAKWQEKIISITPEQLILEDTAGTRYQYKPHQANNILINY
- the gldI gene encoding gliding motility-associated peptidyl-prolyl isomerase GldI, which encodes MPKPLVFLFVLLLMGSCAQPEARRPVSQNSGSFVNASVSRNQELVAQQEAAIKAVIAKDTTATFTASENGFWYTKTVVDSTATYLPQFGDQLTFDYQIEDIYGNVIYPKQQISPRTYAMDQQELISGLRQGLKLMHQGESMILFLPSYTAFGYYGDDNKIGINYPLKVKVDLLSIDPQNKNESNN
- a CDS encoding nucleoside-diphosphate kinase — encoded protein: MRTDRTFTMLKPDAVEKGHIGAILEKITAAGFRIVAMKLTQMTADDAKAFYAIHKERPFFGELVEYMTRGPIVAAILEKENAVADFRTLIGATNPEEAAEGTIRKLYAASIGENAVHGSDSDENAAIEGNFHFAGREQF
- a CDS encoding alkaline phosphatase D family protein encodes the protein MMRQFLVFALGIMVLVSCKNAKEQSSDQNPSAAINDTLTFVFASCNDQEREQPLWDPIISHKPALFVWGGDNIYSDTRDSSKMRADYEKQFKQPGYAKLRQQTKVIGTWDDHDYGENDAGAQYPMKIKASELFWDFLELPKTDSLRDQPGVFHTYVYQTEQGSVKFIMLDTRYYRDPLLKSDDPDKRYTPWPADHDGWFLGPLQWVWLENQLQDTAHDFTFIVSSVQFLNNADHGWEKWGNFPAEHQKMYEVLQGAKSKNIILLSGDRHHAEMSKDDNAGLGYPLLDFTSSGLTHTFPGSPLEPNEYRWGEGTKAINFGVIKVHQASKTIVFEIRGRDNVLIESFTQQYSE
- a CDS encoding DNA replication/repair protein RecF encodes the protein MILTDLSLVNYKNFESQSFSFDHKINCMVGNNGVGKTTVLDAVYHLAYGKSYFNPISSQSIRHGADFFVIDGNFTHNEQPQRILISNKKGQKKVIKRNGKAYERFSDHIGLIPVVIISPADRDLITEGSDVRRKFMDGVLSLNDPAYLQNLLDYNKVLSQRNSLLKYFALNNTYNEDTLGVYNEQLDQLGTPLHKRREEFIAQFTPIFNTRYQEISGGHEAVSLNYKSQLQEMPLMELFAQNLNKDKALQYTSQGIHKDDLNFQIDGHPIKKFGSQGQQKSFLIALKLAQFDFVKDKAEQNPILLLDDIFDKLDESRVAQLLQLVKEDNFGQIFISDTHAQRTEAVISSIHQSYKMIAL
- a CDS encoding peptidylprolyl isomerase, producing the protein MKKITLLLVFAGLFAASCQNPKYPDLADGVYAEFVTNKGTFVAKLFHEQAPVTVSNFVTLASGKSEMADSTYMGKPYYNGLIFHRVINDFMIQGGCPLGNGMGSPGYAFPDEFVQGLVHDKKGILSMANSGPNTNGSQFFITLKETPHLDYKHAVFGEIVIGQDIVDSIGAVETSKPGDKPVEDVVMQEVNILTKGDIVVPTLKEALTIKAEKAAARAEEIKNTAAEYKAKNEAILADAEELPSGLRRAYVTKGEGETPAEGQIVLLEYEGYYTDGLLFDTSDPDLAEKFDVMNLARKEAGRYGALEIPFSADARMIPGFKEAMLSMQVGDEIMVYLPSHLGYGEQGSRAIPPNTDLIFRMKMTGIKQ